A window of Gouania willdenowi chromosome 12, fGouWil2.1, whole genome shotgun sequence contains these coding sequences:
- the rpl17 gene encoding large ribosomal subunit protein uL22, which translates to MVRYSLDPENPTKSCKSRGSNLRVHFKNTRETAQAIKGMHIRKANKYLRDVVVKHQCVPFRRYNGGVGRCAQAKQFGWTQGRWPKKSAEFLLHMLKNAESNAELKGLDVDSLVIEHIQVNKAPKMRRRTYRAHGRINPYMSSPCHIEMILTEKEQIVPKPEEEVAQKKKVSQKKLKKQKLMARE; encoded by the exons ATGGTCCGATACTCGTTAGACCCCGAAAACCCGACCAAAT CATGCAAGTCTCGGGGCTCAAACCTCCGTGTTCACTTTAAG AACACGCGTGAGACGGCTCAGGCCATCAAAGGAATGCACATCAGAAAGGCCAACAAGTACCTGCGTGACGTGGTCGTCAAACACCAGTGCGTTCCTTTCCGGCGCTACAACGGCGGCGTTGGTCGCTGCGCTCAG gccAAACAGTTCGGCTGGACTCAGGGACGTTGGCCTAAGAAGAGCGCTGAGTTCCTGCTGCACATGCTGAAGAACGCTGAGAGCAACGCTGAGCTCAAG GGTCTGGACGTGGACTCTCTGGTCATCGAGCACATCCAGGTGAACAAAGCTCCAAAGATGAGGCGGCGTACGTACCGCGCCCACGGTCGTATCAACCCCTACATGAGCTCTCCCTGTCACATCGAGATGATCCTCACTGAGAAGGAGCAGATCGTCCCCAAACCTGAGGAGGAGGTCGCTCAGAAGAAGAAG gtTTCACAGAAAAAGCTGAAGAAGCAGAAGCTGATGGCCCGAGAGTAA